A window of Nocardiopsis sp. Huas11 genomic DNA:
AGGCCGCGCCCGGCCTCCACGACCTGCTCCACCACGCGGATGTCCTGCTCCGCCAGCGGCTCGCTGACGTCGATCAGGACCACGGCCACCTCGGCCCGCTCCAGGGCGGTGCCGGTACGCATGGTCGCGTAGTAGTCGGCACCCTGCAGGGCACGGAACCGGCGGCGGATACCGGCGGTGTCGATGAACTTCCAGGTCTTGCCGCCGAGCTCGATCAGCTCGTCGACGGCGTCGCGCGTGGTCCCGGCCACCGAGTCCACGACGACCCGGTCCTCACCGGCGAGCCGGTTCAGCAGGCTGGACTTGCCCACGTTGGGGCGTCCCACCAGGGCGATCCGGGACGGGCCGCCCTCGTCGTCGTCATCGGTCGAGCCCTCGGGGGTCTCGGGGAAGGAGGCCACGACGGCGTCGAGCATGTCGCCCGTGCCGCGCCCGTGCAGGGCGCTGATGGCGAAGGGCTGGCCCACCCCGAGGTTCCACAGGTCGAGGGCGTCGGACTCCTGCATCTGCCCGTCGACCTTGTTGGCGGCGAGCACGACCGGGCGCTTGGTGGCGCGCAGGACGCGCGTCACGGCCGCGTCGGCATCGGTGATGCCCACGGTCGCGTCGACCACGAACAGGATCACGTCGGCGGTCTGCGCCGCGTACTCGGCCTGACGCGCGACCATGGCGGCCAGTCCGGTCACGCTGGTCTCCCAGCCGCCGGTGTCCACGAGGGTGAACTTCGCGTTCTGCCACTCGGCGTCGTAGGCGACCCGGTCGCGGGTCACGCCCGGCACGTCCTCGACCACGGCCTCACGACGGCCGATGATGCGGTTGACGAGGCTGGACTTGCCCACGTTGGGGCGTCCGACCACGGCCACGACGGGCACGGGCGGCCCCGCGCCGTCCGCCTCCTCGTCGAAGCCCACGTCGGAAATGTCGAAGTCACTCATGTACTGCTCTCCCGGTACGTAGGTTCCCGCGCGCCCAGGATGCGTGCCGCGAGAACGTGAATGGTCGGTGTCCGCGCTCGAACGGCGCGGAGGGACCGCACGGACGCCGTCGGCGTCCGTGTACTGGCCACGGGGGAAGGAACCCCCGCGGATGTTCGTCTGTTCCCCCGAGAGGGGGCAGGACGGGTGATGTGACCGGTCTTACCGGTGCCGACACCGGAAAGACCGGCGCCGGATCTGGATCGGGCCACCACGCCCGCCCCCGGCTGCCCGTTCCGGGACGTGGTCCCGGCCCGGGGCCCGCTAGGCTCCGCGGGCCTCGTCGGCCAGCTTGACGACCAGGCCGATGACCTCGTCCAGGCTCAGCCCCGTCGTGTCGAGCTCGGTGGCGTCGGCGGTCTGGGTCAGCGGCGAGTGCGCCCGGCTGGAGTCCAGCCGGTCACGGCGGGCCAGGTCGGCCTGCGTGGCGGCGACGTCGCTGGTGCGGACCTCCTTGCTGCGCCGCATCGCACGGGCCTCGGCGCTGGCGGTCAGGAACAGCTTGACCGGCGCCTCCGGCGCGACCACGGTCGTGATGTCACGGCCCTCGACCACGATGCCGGCGCTCTCGCGCCGAGCCGCGTCGATGACCTCGCGCTGAGTGCGCACCAGCAGGGCACGCGCCTCCGGCACGGCCGAGACGGCGCTGACCCTGCCGGTCACGTCCTTGCCGCGGATCTCGGCGGCCACGTCGCGGCCGTCGACGGTCACGGTCGGCGCGGAGGGGTCGGTGCCCATCTCGATCACGGGCCGCTCGACGTTGGCCGCCACGGCGGCGGCGTCATCGACGTCCACCCCCTGGTCCAGCATCCACCAGGTCAGGGCCCGGTACATGGCCCCGGTGTCCAGGTAGCGCAGGTCGCGCGCCCGGGCGACGCCCTTGGCCGTGCTCGACTTGCCCGACCCGGAGGGACCGTCGATCGCGATGACGATGCCCTGGTTGCCGTCCTGCACGCTCACTGCCGATGTCTCCCCGCTACCGTTACCGCCTACCGACGCACCAGCCTACCCGTGGCCGCGCACGCCCCGAACCCCGAACCCTCAGGCCCCGGCGTGCACCGACCAGCCGTCGTCCGACAGCGCCCGCACCAGCGGGTCCACGGCGGCGGGCAGCACGAACAACTGGGCCACGCCCAGCGGCAGGCCGGGTGTGTGCTCGATGCGCACGTCCTCGATGTTGACCCCCGCCTCGGCCGCCACGGCGAACATGCGCCCCAGGACGCCGGGCTCGTCGGGGATGACCACGGGCACGACGGTGTAGTCGGGCAGCTTGACGCCGCCGTGCTTGCCGGGCAGGCGCTCCTGGCCGGAGCGGCCACGGGCGAGCAGGTCGCGCACCGGTTCCAGGGCGCGGTCCGCGCCACCCTCGCCGGCTTGCGCCAGGGCGTGCAGCGCGTCGGCCGTCGCGACCAGGTCGGCGGCCATCCCGTGCAGGACGTCGGCGACCGGGACGGCGTTGTGCGTGAGGATCTCGGTCCACATGGCCGGGTCCCCGCCGGCGACACGCGTCACGTCGCGCACGCCCTGCCCGGCGAGGGTCAGCGCGGTGTCGTCCCCCGACAGCAGCCGGGCGGCCACCGCGGAGGAGGCCACGTGCGGCGCGTGCGAGACCAGCGCGACCGCGCGGTCGTGCGCCTCGGCCTCCAGCACCAGCGGGTCCGCACCGCACAGCCTCGCCAGCTCGGCGACGGCGGCGACGGTCTCCGGGCCCGCCTTGCCCGTGGGGCACAGCGCCCACGAGCGCCCGAGGAACAGGTCCGCCCGGGCCGCCCCGGGCCCGTGCTTCTCCCGGCCGCCCATGGGGTGGCCGGGGACGAACGTGGCCATGTCGCAGCCGAGCCGCTCGGCCTCGGCGAGCACACTCGCCTTCACACTGGCCACGTCGGTGTACACGTGCGCGAGGCCCCGGTCCTGGGCGCCGCGCAGGACCGCGGGGATGACCGCGGGCGGCGCGGCGATGACCGCGATGTCGACGGGGCGGTCCTGGGCCGACTCGTCCAGGACCTGCCCGGCGCCGAGGTCGCGGGCCAGGCGCACGGACGCGGCGTCCGGGTCCGACAGCAGCACCTCGACCCCGCGGGCGCGCAGGGCGAGCGCGATCGACGTGCCGATGAGCCCGGTCCCGACCACCGCGACCCGCCCCAGCGACGGCCGGTGGTCCGCGGTCTCGTCGGTGCCCATGCTGTTACCCACTGCTCTCCCGCTCTCCGACGTGCGTGTGTCCCCCCAGCGTATGGCCTCGACCGGGAGGACGACCCGCGCGCTACTGCGCGATGTCCAACCGCAGCGCCTGCGCGCCGCGCAGGTAGACGTGCTGGACCTCCGACCGCGGCCGGTCGGTCTCCACGTGGGCCATCAGGCGCACCACGCGGGGCAGGGCGTGCGGCACGTCGATCTCGCTCGCGCACATGAGCGGCACGTCGGAGAAGCCGAGCTTGCGGGCGGCCAGGGCCGGAAACTCCGAGGTCAGATCGGGGGTGGCCGTGAACAGCACGCTGATCACGTCGTCGGTGACCAACTGGTTGCGGAGCATCACCTCGGAGACCAGTTCGGCCGTGGCCTCCAGCACCTGCTCGCGTTCGTCCGCGTCGACCTGCACCGCACCGCGGATGGCCCGTACAGCCACGTTCGATCCCGCCTCATCCTTGCTCTGTCCGGCCGTGCCCGGAAAAAGGGAACGGCGGCCACCACCACGGAGGGAGTCCGCGCGGTGACCGCCGTCAACTGTATCTACAGGCCCGCGGCCGCGTAGAGTTCGCCCACCTCACGCGAGGTCAGCGCCCGCATGGTGCCCTGCTGGAGGGCGTTCAGGTCGATGGGACCGACCTGGGTGCGGGCGAGGTCGGCGACCGGGTGGCCGACGGCCTCCATCAGGCGGCGCACGATGTGCTTGCGCCCCTCGTGCAGGCGGATCTCCACCATGGCCTTGGGCGCGTCGTTGTCGACGATGCGGAACGAGTCGACCTGGACCGGACCGTCGTCGAGCTCGACGCCCTTGTTGACCTCACGGACCACGCGCTGGGGAACCGGGCCCGGCACCATGGCCACGTAGGTCTTGACGACCTTGTAGCGCGGGTGGGTCAGGCGGTTGGCCAGCTCACCGTCGTTGGTCAGCAGGATCAGACCCTCGGTCTCGGTGTCCAGACGACCGACGTGGAAGATGCGCTCCGCGGTCTGGCCGGTGTAGTCGGCCAGGGTCGGACGGCCCTCCGGGTCCCACATGGTGCTGACCACGCCGCGCGGCTTGTTGAGCGCGAAGTAGAGCTTGTCCGGAGCGGTGACGACGCGCATGCCGTCGACACGGATCTCCGAGGCCTCGGGGTCCACCCGCGCGCCGAAGCGGCGGACGACCTCACCGTCCACGGAGACGCGGCCGGCGGCGATCATCTCCTCGCTGGCGCGGCGGCTGGCCACGCCGGCGGCGGCGAGGGCCTTCTGGAGGCGGACACCGCCCTGGACGTCGGTGTAGGAGTCCCGGTCCTCGCCCAGGTGGTCCTCGTCCTTGGGGTTGTAGTCGGCGCGCAGCGCGCTGAGGCGCTCGCGGGCCGCCTTGGACAGCTGGCTCTCCTTCGTGACACCGGCCGTGGGAGCCGCGGTGCGCTTGTGCGGCCGCTCGTCCGCACGACGGTCGTCGCGCCGGTCGCGGTCGCCGCCGGAAGAACGGCGGTCGCCGCCCTGGTCGCGCGCACCCTTGTAGCCACCACGGTCATCGCGACCCTGGTAACCGCCACGGCCGCGGTCGTCACGCTGCTCGCGCGGACCCCGGCTACCGCCACGGTCGTCACGACCCTGGTACCCGCCGCGGTCACGGTCGCCGCCGGAAGAACGGCGGTCGCCGCCCTGGTCGCGCGCACCCTTGTAGCCACCACGGTCATCACGACCCTGGTAACCACCACGGCTCCGGTCGTCACGCTGCTCACGCGGACCCCGGCTACCGCCGCGGTCGTCGCGCCGGTCGCGGTCGCCCCCGAAGGAACGGCGGTCGCCACCCTGGTCACGCGACCCCTGGTAACCACCACGGCTCCGGTCATCGCGCTGGTCACGCGCACCCTTGTAGCCACCACGGTCATCACGACCCTGGTAACCACCACGGCTCCGGTCGTCGCGCTGCTCGCGCGGACCCCGGTAACCGCCACGGTCGTCACGACCCTGGTACCCGCCGCGGCCGCGGTCGCCGCCCTGGTCGCGCGCGCCCTTGTAGCCACCACGGTCATCGCGCTGCTCGCGCGGACCCCGGCTACCACCACGGTCGTCACGACCCTGGTACCCGCCACGGTCGCGGTCACCGCCGAAGGAACGACGGTCGCCACCCTGGTCACGCGACCCCTGGTAGCCGCCACGGCTCCGGTCGTCACGGCCCTGGTACCCACCACGGCTCCGGTCATCGCGCTGCTCGCGCGGACCCCGGCTACCGCCACGGTCGTCACGACCCTGGTATCCGCCGCGGTCGCGGTCACCGCCGAAGGAACGACGGTCACCGCCCTGGTCGCGCGCACCCTTGTAGCCACCACGGTCATCGCGACCCTGGTAACCGCCACGGCCGCGGTCGCCGCCCTGGTCACGTGAACCCTGGTACCCGCCACGGCCGCGGTCACGGTCTCCGCCGAAGGAACGGCGGTCGTCTCGGTTGCGGGGGCCACGGTCGTCGCGGAAACCGCCGCGCGACCGGTCGTCGCCCCTCTCGCCGCGGCCGCCCTGGCCGCCGCGCTTGTCGTAGTCGCCGCGCTCACCGCGCGGGGCGTCGTCCCGCGCACCGCGGGAACTGTCGTTAGGTGTGCTCACCGGTGTCGTCTAGACCTTCGATGTCGTCGGGGAGGAACGGCGCCAGTTCAGGCAGCTCGTCGAGGCCTCGCAGGCCCAACCGTTCCAGGAAATAGGAGGTGGTCCGATACAGCAGCGCACCGGATTCGGAATCGTGCCCGGCCTCTTCGATCAGGCCCCTCAGTACGAGGGTACGCATAACCCCGTCGCAGTTGACACCGCGTACGGCGGAGACCCTGCCCCGGGAGACCGGCTGTCGGTAGGCCACCACCGCCATCGTCTCGAGCGCGGCCTGGGTCAGCCGCACCTCCTGCCCCTCTTTGAGGAAGTGCTCGACGACGTCGGCGCATTCGGGCCGCGTGTACACGCGCCACCCTTCGGCCACCGCCCTCAG
This region includes:
- the der gene encoding ribosome biogenesis GTPase Der, which gives rise to MSDFDISDVGFDEEADGAGPPVPVVAVVGRPNVGKSSLVNRIIGRREAVVEDVPGVTRDRVAYDAEWQNAKFTLVDTGGWETSVTGLAAMVARQAEYAAQTADVILFVVDATVGITDADAAVTRVLRATKRPVVLAANKVDGQMQESDALDLWNLGVGQPFAISALHGRGTGDMLDAVVASFPETPEGSTDDDDEGGPSRIALVGRPNVGKSSLLNRLAGEDRVVVDSVAGTTRDAVDELIELGGKTWKFIDTAGIRRRFRALQGADYYATMRTGTALERAEVAVVLIDVSEPLAEQDIRVVEQVVEAGRGLVLAFNKWDILDEERRIYLEKEIDRQLARVAWAPRVNISAQTGRHMEKLVPAIETSLAGWQQRIPTGQLNNWLKELVAATPPPVRGGKQPKILFATQAGARPPHFILFTTGFLEENYRRFIERRLREDFGFEGSPLHISMRIREKKGATPGRASKGSVRPDRKQRGRR
- the cmk gene encoding (d)CMP kinase → MSVQDGNQGIVIAIDGPSGSGKSSTAKGVARARDLRYLDTGAMYRALTWWMLDQGVDVDDAAAVAANVERPVIEMGTDPSAPTVTVDGRDVAAEIRGKDVTGRVSAVSAVPEARALLVRTQREVIDAARRESAGIVVEGRDITTVVAPEAPVKLFLTASAEARAMRRSKEVRTSDVAATQADLARRDRLDSSRAHSPLTQTADATELDTTGLSLDEVIGLVVKLADEARGA
- a CDS encoding prephenate dehydrogenase; translated protein: MGTDETADHRPSLGRVAVVGTGLIGTSIALALRARGVEVLLSDPDAASVRLARDLGAGQVLDESAQDRPVDIAVIAAPPAVIPAVLRGAQDRGLAHVYTDVASVKASVLAEAERLGCDMATFVPGHPMGGREKHGPGAARADLFLGRSWALCPTGKAGPETVAAVAELARLCGADPLVLEAEAHDRAVALVSHAPHVASSAVAARLLSGDDTALTLAGQGVRDVTRVAGGDPAMWTEILTHNAVPVADVLHGMAADLVATADALHALAQAGEGGADRALEPVRDLLARGRSGQERLPGKHGGVKLPDYTVVPVVIPDEPGVLGRMFAVAAEAGVNIEDVRIEHTPGLPLGVAQLFVLPAAVDPLVRALSDDGWSVHAGA
- the aroH gene encoding chorismate mutase, with the protein product MAVRAIRGAVQVDADEREQVLEATAELVSEVMLRNQLVTDDVISVLFTATPDLTSEFPALAARKLGFSDVPLMCASEIDVPHALPRVVRLMAHVETDRPRSEVQHVYLRGAQALRLDIAQ
- a CDS encoding pseudouridine synthase — its product is MSKAARERLSALRADYNPKDEDHLGEDRDSYTDVQGGVRLQKALAAAGVASRRASEEMIAAGRVSVDGEVVRRFGARVDPEASEIRVDGMRVVTAPDKLYFALNKPRGVVSTMWDPEGRPTLADYTGQTAERIFHVGRLDTETEGLILLTNDGELANRLTHPRYKVVKTYVAMVPGPVPQRVVREVNKGVELDDGPVQVDSFRIVDNDAPKAMVEIRLHEGRKHIVRRLMEAVGHPVADLARTQVGPIDLNALQQGTMRALTSREVGELYAAAGL
- the scpB gene encoding SMC-Scp complex subunit ScpB, coding for MSADDTMTGVGDLSAPPTLRRDLEAVLMVVDQPVSEYELARALDVSLEVVNRTLEDLSREYTEQGRGFDLRAVAEGWRVYTRPECADVVEHFLKEGQEVRLTQAALETMAVVAYRQPVSRGRVSAVRGVNCDGVMRTLVLRGLIEEAGHDSESGALLYRTTSYFLERLGLRGLDELPELAPFLPDDIEGLDDTGEHT